The proteins below come from a single Necator americanus strain Aroian chromosome V, whole genome shotgun sequence genomic window:
- a CDS encoding hypothetical protein (NECATOR_CHRV.G17429.T3) encodes MTTFLFPLLAAFLINVRGDGEVSTKLGPTVVHIGWKVDFADQSVLFTVTQARTPLTYVIIGFSDHGFYNNSDICIYRGGKLRDGYIDGRFQIQFDRSQDCQLEKRQGNRFQFRRRFTTCDPKDFAFEPGTTQFIIAGGYEFTRDFSSSTVMKDLRYGLLIDLDADSTNSLESEGAHFKILADNALIPNVVTTYWCVIKRIPAVLSVQKHHIIQINPYIKKGNENLVHHMEIFRCETDYEEEYSGYCDGLTMSATARSCSHVIAAWAMGEGPIYFPPEAGLPLGGEYGKDYIKVEIHYNNPGLLSGVVDNSGFELVVTTELREYDAGILEIGLIYSDANSIPPGQSAFPLTGHCVADCTSRLPSGGIHIFGSQLHAHLSGRKIFTSHYRHGVKIGEINRDNHYSPHWQHIVFIRPYVHVMPGDVLSTTCVYETLSKDVMTLGGYGIEDEMCVNYVYYFPAAEVEVCKSAIDNTTLHNYFKHEHGINNWDLPIHVKYESVDWTDENALSLKELYAVAPLNMHCYRNDGSLFPNHPTNWTAVPRPRIFTAPFLNNLHLLGFARMFLRLLILTAVYVHVYADANDANNGISCSFCRAGLASMTATIQSNPDLMGQLGDTISQGCDQVPNELQRRACRITLDDNFPLFLQNFLQQPGTTSGDFCKDMGYC; translated from the exons ATGACGACATTCTTGTTTCCATTACTAGCAGCCTTCCTCATCAACGTAAGAGGTGATGGAGAG gTTAGCACCAAGTTGGGACCAACAGTTGTGCACATAGGCTGGAAGGTCGACTTCGCCGATCAATCAGTTCTATTTACTGTGACACAGGCTCGCACACCTCTCACCTACGTGATCATTGGATTTTCCGATCATGGTTTTTACAATAATTCAGATATTTGCATTTATCGAGGAGGAAAATTAAGG GACGGTTACATCGACGGACGTTTTCAAATACAGTTTGATCGAAGTCAGGATTGTCAACTGGAGAAGAGGCAAGGAAACAGATTTCAATTCCGGAGACGATTCACCACATGCGATCCAAAGGACTTTGCCTTCGAA CCAGGCACGACACAATTTATTATCGCAGGAGGATACGAGTTTACGCGGGATTTTAGCAGCAGTACCGTAATGAAG GACCTACGCTATGGACTTCTCATCGATTTGGATGCTGACTCCACAAACTCACTGGAATCGGAAGGAGCACATTTTAAAATCCTGGCTGATAATGCGCTT ATTCCTAACGTAGTCACAACGTATTGGTGTGTCATCAAACGAATACCAGCTGTCCTAAGCGTCCAGAAGCATCATATTATTCAG ATAAATCCATACATTAAAAAGGGCAACGAGAATCTTGTCCATCACATGGAA ATTTTCCGTTGCGAAACCGACTACGAAGAAGAATACAGTGGATATTGTGACGGTTTAACGATGTCAGCAACAGCAAGGTCCTGCAGTCACGTAATTGCTGCTTGGGCCATGGGAGAAGGG CCAATTTATTTCCCGCCTGAAGCTGGTCTCCCTCTAGGTGGCGAATACGGTAAGGACTATATAAAGGTGGAGATCCACTACAATAATCCTGGTTTGTTGTCTGGTGTGGTTGATAATTCTGGATTTGAACTCGTTGTAACAACAGAACTCAG AGAATACGATGCAGGAATTCTGGAAATTGGTCTTATATATTCTGATGCTAACTCCATTCCTCCTGGTCAATCTGCGTTTCCACTGACCGGGCACTGTGTAGCAGATTGTACAAGTAGG TTACCCTCCGGGGGAATCCATATTTTTGGATCGCAACTCCATGCGCATTTGTCTGgtcgaaaaattttcacaagtCATTATCGACATGGTGTGAAGATAGGTGAAATCAATCGTGACAACCACTACAGTCCTCACTGGCAGCATATTGTCTTCATCCGTCCATACGTTCACGTTATGCCT GGTGATGTACTTTCGACCACCTGCGTTTACGAGACACTCTCTAAGGATGTGATGACTCTG GGAGGATACGGGATCGAAGACGAAATGTGTGTTAATTATGTCTACTACTTCCCTGCAGCGGAAGTAGAAGTTTGCAAATCAGCAATAGACAACACGACATTGCACAACTACTTCAAACATGA GCATGGTATCAACAATTGGGATCTCCCCATCCACGTGAAGTATGAAAGTGTGGATTGGACCGACGAAAATGCGTTGTCTTTGAAAGAGTTGTATGCGGTAGCTCCTCTGAACATGCACTGTTATCGAAACGACGGATCGCTGTTCCCG aatCATCCAACGAACTGGACTGCAGTACCAAGACCAAGAATCTTTACAGCTCCATTCCTGAA TAACCTCCACCTTCTGGGATTCGCA agAATGTTCCTACGTCTTCTCATCCTCACAGCTGTTTACGTGCATGTGTACGCCGACGCCAATGATGCTAATAACGGGATTTCTTGCTCCTTCTGCAGAGCTGGACTAGCTAGCATGACAGCCACCATTCAGTCTAATCCGGATCTCATG ggtCAGTTGGGCGACACGATTTCACAAGGATGTGACCAGGTCCCAAATGAGTTACAGCGACGTGCATGCAGAATAACCCTAGACGACAATTTTCCGCTTTTCCTTCAG AATTTCTTACAACAACCCGGCACAACTTCTGGAGATTTTTGCAAGGATATGGGCTATTGCTAA
- a CDS encoding hypothetical protein (NECATOR_CHRV.G17429.T1), producing the protein MTTFLFPLLAAFLINVRGDGEVSTKLGPTVVHIGWKVDFADQSVLFTVTQARTPLTYVIIGFSDHGFYNNSDICIYRGGKLRDGYIDGRFQIQFDRSQDCQLEKRQGNRFQFRRRFTTCDPKDFAFEPGTTQFIIAGGYEFTRDFSSSTVMKDLRYGLLIDLDADSTNSLESEGAHFKILADNALIPNVVTTYWCVIKRIPAVLSVQKHHIIQINPYIKKGNENLVHHMEIFRCETDYEEEYSGYCDGLTMSATARSCSHVIAAWAMGEGPIYFPPEAGLPLGGEYGKDYIKVEIHYNNPGLLSGVVDNSGFELVVTTELREYDAGILEIGLIYSDANSIPPGQSAFPLTGHCVADCTSRLPSGGIHIFGSQLHAHLSGRKIFTSHYRHGVKIGEINRDNHYSPHWQHIVFIRPYVHVMPGDVLSTTCVYETLSKDVMTLGGYGIEDEMCVNYVYYFPAAEVEVCKSAIDNTTLHNYFKHEHGINNWDLPIHVKYESVDWTDENALSLKELYAVAPLNMHCYRNDGSLFPNHPTNWTAVPRPRIFTAPFLKYRDDNDCPALND; encoded by the exons ATGACGACATTCTTGTTTCCATTACTAGCAGCCTTCCTCATCAACGTAAGAGGTGATGGAGAG gTTAGCACCAAGTTGGGACCAACAGTTGTGCACATAGGCTGGAAGGTCGACTTCGCCGATCAATCAGTTCTATTTACTGTGACACAGGCTCGCACACCTCTCACCTACGTGATCATTGGATTTTCCGATCATGGTTTTTACAATAATTCAGATATTTGCATTTATCGAGGAGGAAAATTAAGG GACGGTTACATCGACGGACGTTTTCAAATACAGTTTGATCGAAGTCAGGATTGTCAACTGGAGAAGAGGCAAGGAAACAGATTTCAATTCCGGAGACGATTCACCACATGCGATCCAAAGGACTTTGCCTTCGAA CCAGGCACGACACAATTTATTATCGCAGGAGGATACGAGTTTACGCGGGATTTTAGCAGCAGTACCGTAATGAAG GACCTACGCTATGGACTTCTCATCGATTTGGATGCTGACTCCACAAACTCACTGGAATCGGAAGGAGCACATTTTAAAATCCTGGCTGATAATGCGCTT ATTCCTAACGTAGTCACAACGTATTGGTGTGTCATCAAACGAATACCAGCTGTCCTAAGCGTCCAGAAGCATCATATTATTCAG ATAAATCCATACATTAAAAAGGGCAACGAGAATCTTGTCCATCACATGGAA ATTTTCCGTTGCGAAACCGACTACGAAGAAGAATACAGTGGATATTGTGACGGTTTAACGATGTCAGCAACAGCAAGGTCCTGCAGTCACGTAATTGCTGCTTGGGCCATGGGAGAAGGG CCAATTTATTTCCCGCCTGAAGCTGGTCTCCCTCTAGGTGGCGAATACGGTAAGGACTATATAAAGGTGGAGATCCACTACAATAATCCTGGTTTGTTGTCTGGTGTGGTTGATAATTCTGGATTTGAACTCGTTGTAACAACAGAACTCAG AGAATACGATGCAGGAATTCTGGAAATTGGTCTTATATATTCTGATGCTAACTCCATTCCTCCTGGTCAATCTGCGTTTCCACTGACCGGGCACTGTGTAGCAGATTGTACAAGTAGG TTACCCTCCGGGGGAATCCATATTTTTGGATCGCAACTCCATGCGCATTTGTCTGgtcgaaaaattttcacaagtCATTATCGACATGGTGTGAAGATAGGTGAAATCAATCGTGACAACCACTACAGTCCTCACTGGCAGCATATTGTCTTCATCCGTCCATACGTTCACGTTATGCCT GGTGATGTACTTTCGACCACCTGCGTTTACGAGACACTCTCTAAGGATGTGATGACTCTG GGAGGATACGGGATCGAAGACGAAATGTGTGTTAATTATGTCTACTACTTCCCTGCAGCGGAAGTAGAAGTTTGCAAATCAGCAATAGACAACACGACATTGCACAACTACTTCAAACATGA GCATGGTATCAACAATTGGGATCTCCCCATCCACGTGAAGTATGAAAGTGTGGATTGGACCGACGAAAATGCGTTGTCTTTGAAAGAGTTGTATGCGGTAGCTCCTCTGAACATGCACTGTTATCGAAACGACGGATCGCTGTTCCCG aatCATCCAACGAACTGGACTGCAGTACCAAGACCAAGAATCTTTACAGCTCCATTCCTGAAGTACAGGGATGACAACGACTGTCCGGCACTGAATGACTGA
- a CDS encoding hypothetical protein (NECATOR_CHRV.G17429.T2) has translation MFLRLLILTAVYVHVYADANDANNGISCSFCRAGLASMTATIQSNPDLMGQLGDTISQGCDQVPNELQRRACRITLDDNFPLFLQNFLQQPGTTSGDFCKDMGYC, from the exons ATGTTCCTACGTCTTCTCATCCTCACAGCTGTTTACGTGCATGTGTACGCCGACGCCAATGATGCTAATAACGGGATTTCTTGCTCCTTCTGCAGAGCTGGACTAGCTAGCATGACAGCCACCATTCAGTCTAATCCGGATCTCATG ggtCAGTTGGGCGACACGATTTCACAAGGATGTGACCAGGTCCCAAATGAGTTACAGCGACGTGCATGCAGAATAACCCTAGACGACAATTTTCCGCTTTTCCTTCAG AATTTCTTACAACAACCCGGCACAACTTCTGGAGATTTTTGCAAGGATATGGGCTATTGCTAA
- a CDS encoding hypothetical protein (NECATOR_CHRV.G17430.T1) — protein MSTKVKDLADKVRGWKLVQKTLPRIIEYGRSEGILQVSAPSNAFNITGIVLAAQEEAHTQKETKTGDKVNLPTNDLTMMHEAIPFLPVPVALLCLFLNVVIPGTGTILSGISALCMGQPRVNLKEGRKLVTLVVNLLVGVSQFFTITFLFVGWFWSIAWGGLLIIHSMQYREALQQRRQEAVATAAIEALTKDSILHRRDVKTLVKTHKQQAKDKKTTS, from the exons ATGTCTACAAAAGTGAAAGATTTAGCGGACAAAGTTCGTGGATGGAAACTTGTCCAAAAAACTCTTCCACGAATCATCGAATATGGAAGAAGCGAAGGGATTCTGCAAGTGTCGGCG ccAAGCAATGCATTCAACATCACCGGCATAGTTTTAGCCGCTCAGGAAGAAGCGCACACACAAAAAGAGACGAAGACCGGCGATAAG GTGAATCTTCCAACGAATGATTTGACGATGATGCATGAGGCAATTCCTTTCCTACCAGTTCCAGTCGCTctactttgtttatttttaaatgttgttaTCCCGGGAACag GTACGATACTTTCTGGAATATCGGCTCTATGCATGGGTCAACCGCGTGTAAATCTGAAAGAAGGACGTAAGCTAGTCACTCTG GTAGTGAATCTGCTTGTTGGTGTGAGCCAATTCTTTACAATAACGTTCCTCTTCGTTGGATGGTTCTGGAGCATCGCATGGGGCGGGCTTTTGATAATTCATTCAA TGCAATATCGTGAAGCGCTTCAACAACGTCGACAGGAAGCCGTAGCAACGGCTGCGATTGAAGCGCTCACTAAGGATTCGATCCTTCATCGAAGAGATGTGAAAACACTTGTGAAAACGCATAAACAACAAGCAAAGGACAAGAAAACCACTTCGTAG
- a CDS encoding hypothetical protein (NECATOR_CHRV.G17431.T1): MVANYAVRHFGIVVCVLSVVSTITLLLTVVNIWQRANTFKGNAMGRSQSFAKKSQIIWAEMSEMNRVVRVPRDYGVSATEELKKGILHKCSQCTRLHCPAGQAGKEGGPGLDGDPGAPGKPGIPGMDGEDIELNAQVEMPCTICPAGPPGPRGAQGERGLSGRAGSKGTSGTPGEPGTAGFPGTPGYIGHRGAHGDNGIRGPPGENAIAGEGIKGPLGVPGSQGAKGPPGTPGRPSNVRGAPGRTGSRGGIGATGKYGPYGERGSAGPPGEPGMPSTYCPSDCGVNTIISMIGELEPQPPSVGYDQQSPEPTHESFDEMSYRNFYKE, from the exons ATGGTTGCAAACTACGCGGTTCGCCATTTTGGCATCGTTGTATGTGTGCTCTCCGTAGTTTCGACGATCACACTTCTTCTCACCGTGGTAAACATCTGGCAACGAGCCAACACCTTTAAGGGAAATGCTATGGGACGAAGTCAATCATTCGCG aaaaaatcacaaataatcTGGGCAGAAATGAGTGAAATGAATCGAGTTGTTCGAGTTCCGAGAGACTATGGAGTGTCAGCGACggaagaactaaaaaaaggaatcttGCACAAATGTAGTC AATGTACACGCCTGCATTGCCCCGCCGGACAGGCCGGTAAGGAAGGAGGACCTGGTTTGGACGGCGATCCAGGGGCACCTGGAAAGCCTGGTATACCGGGCATGGACGGTGAGGATATCGAGCTCAATGCACAG GTTGAAATGCCGTGCACAATTTGTCCAGCAGGACCGCCCGGTCCACGAGGTGCACAAGGAGAACGAGGATTGAGTGGTAGAGCGGGCAGTAAAGGAACATCAG GCACTCCTGGTGAACCTGGAACGGCTGGATTTCCTGGAACCCCTGGATACATTGGTCATCGTGGTGCACATGGTGACAACGGAATTCGTGGTCCGCCAGGCGAAAATGCAATAGCAGGTGAAGGAATAAAAGGACCTCTAGGTGTACCTGGTTCACAGGGAGCAAAGGGACCACCGGGAACTCCTGGTCGTCCATCGAACGTCCGAGGAGCACCGGGGCGAACCGGATCCAGAGGTGGAATTGGAGCGACAGGAAAG tACGGACCATATGGTGAACGCGGTAGTGCTGGACCTCCAGGAGAACCTGGAATGCCATCCACCTACTGTCCTTCGGATTGTGGTGTCAACACGATCATTTCCATGATCGGAGAACTCGag CCTCAACCTCCATCCGTCGGCTATGATCAGCAGTCACCAGAGCCGACTCATGAGTCTTTCGATGAAATGTCATACCGTAATTTCTATAAGGAATAG